aacgatttggaagacgatgagatcgaatccgtactgttgaaaaagttcggggagaccctctcgaaaggagctatgatctggtaccacaatttaccgccgaattccatcgattcttttgccatgttagcagattcattcgtaaaggcacatgctggtgccataaaggttgcaacgaggaaatcagacctcttcaaagtaaagcaaaggcagggtGAAATGCTGatggaattcgtatcccgatttcaaatggaacgcatggaattacccccggtcacagacgactgggtcgtacaagccttcacccaagggttgaacgagctaagttcgacaacatcacattggctgaaacaaaatttgatcgagtatccagcgataacttgggcagatgtgcacaaccgatatcaatcaaaaattagggtcgaggatgatcagtcgggAGCCCCGTACGGACCCattcatcagaacaggacagttattaatcaaaagaagatcgacagagaacaaaggtcgaacagagatcgatatcGACCATACGCCGCAGGtcgggtgaacaacggttcagcacgcaacgcagttcggaacaatcgaaggattgatcgaggacaaaattctcaggggcttatgagtaagagcggctttgataaatatgccgatcctatagaagcacctcgattatcagaatataactttagcgttggtgcatccgctctcgtgtcagccatcggacgcatcaaagacactaaatggcctcgaccaatgcagaccgatcctgcccgaagaaatcccaatcaaacgtgtgaatatcatggtacccatggccacagaatggaagattgcaaacaactaagagaggaaatagctcgcttatttaacaaatggcatcttcgggagtttctgagtgatagggcaaagagacattttagaagtagggatttcagcaagcaaaacgagcaagaagaaccgcagcacgtcatccacatgatcatcggcagcatcgatacccctcggggaccaatgcttaaacacactaaaacatcgatggtgagggaaaagcaATCTCGGACACAAGATTatgcacccatggggactttgtcctttgatgatgaagatgcaaagggggtcatccaacctcacaacgacgcactggtaatatccgtactcgtgaataaaactaaaattaagcgtgtgttgatcgatccaggtagctcgaccaacatcatccgattgaaggtagtggagcagctcggcctacaggatcagatcgtacccgcaactctggtcctaaacgggttcaatatggcatgcgaaaccaccaaaggtgagatagtcctaccaataaatgtggccggaaccatccaggaaataaagtttcacgtgatcgaaggcgatatgagatataacgcccttttcggaaggccatggatccacaacatgagagctgtgccttcgaccctacaccaggccctcaaattcccgacgtcgggaggtgtcaaaatggtgtacggagaacaaccagccgcgaaagaaatgtttgccgtcgacgAAGCTAAACCAGTGTCCTAactttcgccgataaaaggatcgggcccggaaggagaacgggacaccaaatagcaatcacagacatcggcttcaacccagccagacaaccaAAAAATCGAAGAGGACggtgatcaaagggtccctcgatctttcatgattcccgatgactccgacaccacaaaatcaacgatcgaggagctagagcaagtcatattaatcgagcaccGGCCCGagtgaaaggtatacttgggaacggggttgagccctgaactcaggaagaaactcgttcaatttcttatcgataacattgattgttttgcctggtcccatttagatataacagggatcccgccggacataacgacgcatcagctaattttggaccccaggttcagaccgaTGAAGTAAAAGAGAAGACCCAAGTCCGAtagaaagcacgcattcataaaggacgaggtaaccaagcttctcaaagtagggtccattcgggaggtaaaatatcccgaatggttagccaacgtagttgtagtccctaaaaaaggggacaaacttagaatgtccgtggactataaggatttgaacaaagcgtgccctaaagattcctttccgctgcccaatatcgatcgcatgatcgatgccacgaccggccatgagatcctcacttttctcgatgcctattccgagtataatcaaattcagatgaacccggaggaccagtaaaagacttcatttgtcaccaaatatggaacgtattgttataatgtgatgcccttcgggctaaaaaacgcaggggctacttaccaacgcctagtaaataaaatgttcgaagagcaaatagaaaaatcaatggaagtttatattgatgacatgttagttaagtccctatgcgcagaggaccatttaattcatttgcaggaaatgttcgagattttaaggaaatacaacatgaagctcaaccccgagaaatgtgctttcggggtcggttcgggcaagttcctcgtcTTCATGGTGttacatcggggaatagagattaaccccgataaaatcaaggccatcgaagacatcgtcgttgtggacagcgtgaaggccgtacaaaggctaacgggtcggattgccgccttaagccggttcatctcaagatcatctgatagaagtcataaatttttctctctactcaaaaagaagaacgatttttcttggaccccggagtgccaacaagcattagaagaactaaagctatatctatcaagcgcaccactgcttcacactccaaaaacagacgagaaactttgtttgtacttggcagtatcggaagtcaccgtaagcggtgtcctagttcgagaagagcaaggtacgcaattccccgtttattatacgagtcgaaccttaggagaggcggaaactagatatccgctcctagaaaaacTGGCACTTGCATtgataagcgcctcaagaaagttaaggccgtactttcaatgtcatcccataagtgtattgtccacttacccgcttcgtaatattttgcacaaacccgagttatcaggccgactagccaaatgggccgtcgaactcagtgggtatgatatcgaatatcaaccccgcacggctatcaagtctcaaattttagcagacttcgtggtcgatttcacaccagccctcgtacccaaagtcgaaaaagaactgttgaaatcaggtacatcattaggggtatggatcctttttacggacggggcttcgaacgtaaaagggtccgggctgggcatagttttgaaaccacccacgggtagcactattaggcaatctattaaaactatcaagttgactaacaacgaggccgagtatgaagccatgattgcaggtctcgagctagctagaaacttgggagcagaagtcattgaagccaactgtgactccttgctggtggtgagtcaagtaaacaaaaccttcgaagttcgagaaggtagaatgcaaaggtatttagataaactgcttatcactttgcaccatttcaaacaatggactttacggcatgtaccacgggaacagaataatgaggccgacgcacttgcaaatttggggtcatcggtcgaggtagatgatacgggctcggggaatgttgttcaactttcgagatcggtaatcgaagaaggtcatgccgaaataaattctacaagcttaacttgggattggagaaacaagtatattgaatacttgaaaagcgaaaaactcccatcggaccctaaagattccagaaccctacggaccaaagctgctcgattcacgttggcttcggacggaacgctgtaccgaagaacgttcgatggaccgttggcggtATGCTTGGGTCTGGGGGATATCGATTacgtcctacgggaagtgcatgagggtacttgcgggaatcactctggagccgatacattagtccgaaaaataattagagcagggtattattggatcaatATGGGCAAAAatacgaaggaatttgttcgtaaatgtgacaaatgtcaaaggttcgcaccgatgatccaccagcccggagagtaactccactcagtcctatccccgtgcccattcatgaaatggggaatagatatcgtcggccctctgctatcgaccccaggtaaagccaaattcattttgtttatgactgactatatttataaatgggttgaagcgcaggcgttcgagaaaataagagagaaagaagttatagactttatttgggatcatatcatatgccggttcgggatacccgccaaaatagtatgtgacaatggaaaataattcgttggcggcaaagtaacaagattcctcaaagaccacaagataagaaggatactgtcgaagccataccaccccagtgggaatgggcaggccgaatcaacaaacaaaactgtcattcaaaacttaaagaagaggttgaacgatgctaaagggagatggagagaaatcctgcccgaagtcctttaggcatatcggacaacgtcaaaatctagtacgaGGGAGGCctcgttctccttagtatatggatccgaagcattgataccagtcgaggttggtgaacccagcgccagatttcgattcgcgatggaagaatcaaataacgaggctatgaatacaagcctcgaactatcggacgaaagacgagaagttgCTCTCGTCCGAATGGCCGCCTAAAAgaagcgaatcgaaagatattataatcgtaGAACCacgctccgccatttcaagcctggggacttagtgttgagaaaaattaccatcaatacccgaaatccgaatgaagggaagctaggaccgaattgggaaggaccatatcaggtactcgaggacattgaaaaggggtcgtacaggatcggcgttataaacggcaaacagctatcaagcagctggaatatatcacatctaaaacagtactactgctaaggtacaacctttccatattcatttatatctcgaaactgacccctgcagaagtccgaacaagggacggatctctcgctagaaagcacgcgttgcactctttttcccttagaccgattttatcctgaatgggtttttcggcaaggtttttaatgaggcaaccattggtcATGCATCATTTATGACAATATCCGAGGTcccgcaagaaagttatttcacagcaatagggtcccaataggaaaaattgtaagagccaaatggtcgaagcgaaccatgctcatatagattggcccgaacccaggcgtgtaataacgtgcgaagaaagttctcttttttatcggcatcttatatccaatgaaaattcctctattttgagatttattgtgcaatCAGAATTAATATACaattcgaccattaagcctatgggctacattacttcgagtacgaatcattcactcgaccaagcctacgggctatttttatttcgagttcgagcaaacactcactcgaccattaagcccacgggctacactactttgagttcgaatcattcactcgaccaagcctacgagctattttttatttcgagttcgagcaaatactcactcgaccattaagcctacgggctacattaattcaagttcgaatcattcactcgaccaagactacgggctattttttatttcgagttcgagcaaacactcactcgaccattaagcctacgggctacattaattcgagtttgaatcattcacttgaccaagcctacgggctattttttatttcgagttcgagcaaacacttactcgaccattaagcttacgggctacattaattcgagttcgaatcattcactcgaccaagcctacgggctatttttatttcgagttcgagcaaatactcactcgaccattaagcctacgggctacattaattcgagttcgaatcaatcactcgactaagcctacgggctacattaattcgagttcgaatcattcactcgactaagcctacgggctacattttcGAGtccgagtaaacactcactcgaccatcacgcccacgggctatattttttcaagatcgaatcattgacaactaataagcctaaggggcTACATTGCCCTAAGTTTGAGTAAACGCTCGCTCGGTTACAGAGACTACGAGGTCCAAATGTGAGATATGCCTATAcacaaatttatctgcatgggtgattacaacgtaaaaactaagaactaaatttctcgaccgggagcggtctcttctttatcatgTTCCCCCCCAttttcggatccgctcttgctcccatctTCGTCGTCATCACCATCAGAAACTAGAGCTTCAGCATCAGTTTcgagttcttttgccctttttatctcttccgcAAGATCGAAGtcgcgagcatgaatctcctcgagagtttcccttctagatcggtacttagcaagttcggcgacccaatgtgctcgactATCAGCggattcggctgcctctcttgcttggacttgggcagcttcagcatcggcccgatagacgggcACGAGCGCATCCGCATCAGCCTTTGCCTTTTCAACATCGGATTCGGCCTTGACGAGTACAGAGgtcaaccgagcctcaagctcctcaattcttcttgcttgaaccaggcctttttccttcattttttgaagttgggtttcagacgacgataactgggctcgagtaGTCACTTTTTctacagcaaagcggtccataccttctttccaccacAAGGACTCCAtccttatcacgtcgacctcctcacaaagcttcccgatcatctcgattttttgctgcagctgtgagaccgaaatgttagctatcgttcctgtatcaagcccataggctttcaaaagcatcattacctgctcagacaaatcattctgatctcgataagccaTGGCCAGCTCAGcttggaggtcttttatttcctcctctctctgctctaaggaaagtctaagggagttcctctcgtcaGTAGCGCGGTGTAGGTCGGCCGCGTATtgatgcagctcattctgggaacGAGTACATTATTCTCGATGGACTGCCGCaacctacaaagaaacaagaagcgaagttaacgAAAAACGAGCATAAAGACAGTACTGACAAAAACATTTTAAAggctcacctgattcaaagcctgccacaatccgtgaaaaagatccgattcatcactggcaccggcaacgtcctcgataccggtaaacaggtcacgaaatggATCTTCTTCATtgtgaggcctgtctagatcaagggctcccagagcttgagcttcccgaatcacccctgcggaaaagCGGGAAAGTTAGGCGAATCCTCGAtcgctgctgccccaaatgacCCGCTTGGAGCGTTCCCCTCGGCTCGAAGGGGTTCGAGGGGCTCTTCAATTGTAACCCCTATCGGTTGACTCCGATGAGAGGTGTCTTCGACATCCGATAGTTCGAGGACTCTACCTaaatctttctccggtatatcttcagttcgaggtggagcctcatagagcatcatcg
This sequence is a window from Nicotiana tomentosiformis chromosome 5, ASM39032v3, whole genome shotgun sequence. Protein-coding genes within it:
- the LOC138893147 gene encoding MAR-binding filament-like protein 1-1, coding for MTKTMMKKAVEADPMRGLKEKLLPEKRDEDEEDEEEEEEEEEDNEYALAVRTKRATDASSPAGSMMLYEAPPRTEDIPEKDLGVIREAQALGALDLDRPHNEEDPFRDLFTGIEDVAGASDESDLFHGLWQALNQREEEIKDLQAELAMAYRDQNDLSEQLQQKIEMIGKLCEEVDVIRMESLWWKEGMDRFAVEKVTTRAQLSSSETQLQKMKEKGLVQARRIEELEARLTSVLVKAESDVEKAKADADALVPVYRADAEAAQVQAREAAESADSRAHWVAELAKYRSRRETLEEIHARDFDLAEEIKRAKELETDAEALVSDGDDDEDGSKSGSENGGEHDKEETAPGREI